In one Siniperca chuatsi isolate FFG_IHB_CAS linkage group LG14, ASM2008510v1, whole genome shotgun sequence genomic region, the following are encoded:
- the LOC122888453 gene encoding spectrin family protein isoform X1 gives MSTISPTDFDSLEIQQQYNDINNRWDLAAETDWDNENSSARLFERSRIKALADEREAVQKKTFTKWVNSHLGRVTCRIGDLYTDLRDGRMLIRLLEVLSGEQLPKPTKGRMRIHCLENVDKALQFLKEQKVHLENMGSHDIVDGNHRLTLGLIWTIILRFQIQDISVETEDNKEKKSAKDALLLWCQMKTAGYPNVNIHNFTTSWRDGLAFNAIVHKHRPDLIEFDNLKRSNAHYNLQNAFNVAEKELGLTKLLDPEDVNVDQPDEKSIITYVATYYHYFSKMKALAVEGKRIGKVLDYAIEADQLIEKYETLASELLQWIEQTIVTLNDRQLANSLSAVQNQLQAFNSYRTVEKPPKFTEKGNLEVLLFTIQSKMRANNQKVYMPREGKLISDINKAWERLEKAEHERELALRNELIRQEKLEMLAARFDRKAAMRETWLSENQRLVSQDNFGTDLGAVEAATRKHEAIETDIGAYWERVAAVEAVAKELEAESYHDVRRITARRDNVLRLWEYLKELLAARRERLNAHRDLQRLFQEMRYILDWMADMKGRLQSPDSGKHLHDVLDLLQKHTLVEADISAQAERIKAVQGAAKRFTSYEQAYKPCEPGLVSEKVDLLGQAYEELGQLAGKRRERLEDSRRLWQFLWDVGEEAAWIREQEQILASGDCGRDLTSALHLLSKHEAFRDEMAARYGPLSNSIASGEALVKEGHFGAPEVTERIQDIRAQWTHLEETTKLREQSLKEAVALHQFQTDASDMEAWIMETLRQVSSQEVGHDEFSTQTLARKQREIEEEIQSHHPLIDSLHEQAQALPEAYVHFPQVDGRLPAIEQSYEELESLSVARRQALEGALALYRMFSEAGACQLWVEEKEQWLHGMDIPTKLEDLEVVQQRFETLEPEMNNLGTRVTDVNQVAEQLLSSDNCSKDQIHQTRDQLNNRWKEFEQLAGQKKQGLESALNIQNYHLECNEIQSWMKEKTKVIESTQSLGNDLAGVMALQRKLTGMERDLEAIQGKLDDLRNEAEKLAKEHPDQAGEIQGHLAEIQEVWEELNATMKRREESLGEASKLQGFLRDLDDFQSWLSRTQTAVASEDIPTSLPEAESLLAQHESIKNEVDNYKDDYEKMRAVGEEVTQGQTDAQYMFLAQRLQALDTGWHELRRMWENRHSLLAQAFDFQTFLRDAKQAEAFLNSQEYVLSHTEMPTSLQGAEEAIKKHEDFLTTTEASEEKITGVVEAGRRLINDCNANSDKIQEKVNSIQERHFKNKEAANELLTKLKDNRELQHFLQDGQELTLWINEKMLTAQDMSYDEARNLHSKWQKHQAFMAELASNKNWLDKIDKEGQALVAEKPELKPVVQQTLEDLQRQWEELEGTTRTKAQCLFDANRAELFTQSCSALDVWLKNLESQLHNDDYGKDLTSVNILLKKHQMLEHQMEVREKEVQSLQSQAVALSQEDAGLAEVDGQQRRVTDNFSNLQEPLKLRRQQLLASKEAHQFNRDLEDEILWVKERMPLATSTDHGKDLPTVQLLIKKNQTLQKEIQGHQPRINDIHRRGKTQSQVDGERQSVLEERLVELRDLWDQLIAETDKRHARLIEANRAQQFYADAAEAEAWMGEQELHMMSEEKAKDEQSALVMVKKHQSLEQALEDYAQTIHQLANSSRLMVTSEHPESERINLRQAQVDKLYAGLKDLAEERCGRLQERLRLTQLKREVDDLEQWIAEREVVAGSHELGQDYEHVTMLRDKFREFARDTSTIGQERVDGVNGLADDLIESGHPENASVAEWKDGLNEAWADLLELIDTRTQMLAASYELHRFHQDAMEVLGRVKEKREGLPSDLGRDLNTVQHLHRQHNTFENDIQALSGQVNQVQDDAARLQKAYAGEKADDINRSEHAVTSAWEGLLEAGQTRRLLLLDTVEKFRFFNMVRDLMLWMDGVNLQIDAHDSPRDVSSAGLVIANHQDIKSEIETRADSFTACFEMGNTLINNNHYAADEIREKLAQLQEKRDKINKKWQDKMDHLQIVLEVLQFGRDAYVAESWLAGQEPLVRAAELGANVDEVESLIKRHEAFEKLAAAWEDRFVLLEKLTTLEEQEIQRRREEEERARRPPTPPPVEVVQSETESHAHDSAARTSLDQTTLNQSVSVNGVHSDNDTSQQSVSLSLSVGKKSDPKRVCKPKQPERGSESESVNGPGRDSGLASSRLDPSATLPSRGGAESEPETMEGMLCRKQEMESHSKKAATRSWQNVYCVLRKGSLGFYKDGKSASNGIPYHGEVPISLGEAVCEVANDYKKRKHVFKLRLGDGKEFLFQAKDEVEMSSWIHSILSSIPTGSGDSPGGPRALSRAMTMPPISPSSGDAGGVTMRNKDGKDKDREKRFSFFGKKK, from the exons ATGAGCACCATCTCGCCGACAGACTTTGACAGCTTGGAGATTCAGCAGCAGTATAATGACATCAACAACCGCTGGGACCTGGCAGCAGAGACTGACTGGGATAATGAGAACAGTTCAGCACGCCTCTTTGAGCGCTCACGCATCAAGGCTCTCGCAG ATGAGCGTGAAGCAGTACAGAAGAAGACCTTCACCAAATGGGTAAACTCTCACTTAGGCCGAGTGACCTGTCGCATTGGTGACTTGTACACTGACCTGCGCGATGGCCGCATGCTAATCCGCCTTCTGGAAGTGCTCTCAGGAGAACAGTTG CCAAAGCCCACTAAGGGCCGCATGCGTATCCACTGCCTGGAAAATGTTGATAAAGCCCTGCAGTTTCTCAAAGAGCAAAAAGTCCATCTAGAAAACATGGGCTCACATGACATTGTGGATGGGAATCACCGACTCACCCTGGGTCTCATCTGGACCATCATCCTTCGCTTCCAG ATCCAGGACATCAGTGTGGAGACAGAGGACAACAAGGAGAAAAAATCAGCTAAAGATGCCCTGCTGCTTTGGTGCCAAATGAAAACTGCTGG ATATCCCAATGTCAACATCCACAACTTCACTACCAGCTGGAGAGATGGTCTGGCGTTCAATGCCATCGTGCACAAGCACAG ACCCGACCTGATTGAGTTTGACAACCTTAAGAGGTCCAATGCTCACTACAATCTCCAGAATGCTTTCAATGTGGCTGAGAAGGAACTGGGGCTTACCAAGCTGCTGGACCCAGAGG atGTTAATGTTGATCAGCCTGATGAAAAGTCTATCATTACCTATGTGGCTACCTACTACCATTACTTCTCCAAGATGAAAGCCCTGGCAGTGGAGGGCAAACGAATTGGCAAg GTGCTGGACTATGCTATTGAGGCTGACCAGCTGATAGAGAAGTATGAGACCCTGGCCTCAGAGCTGCTGCAGTGGATTGAGCAGACCATAGTGACGCTCAATGATCGGCAGCTAGCTAACTCACTGAGTGCCGTGCAGAACCAGCTCCAGGCTTTCAACTCCTACCGGACTGTGGAGAAACCCCCCAA ATTTACAGAGAAAGGAAACTTGGAGGTTCTCCTTTTTACTATCCAGAGCAAGATGAGAGCAAACAATCAGAAGGTCTACATGCCAAGAGAGGGTAAACTCATCTCTGACATCAATAAG GCATGGGAGCGACTGGAAAAGGCAGAGCATGAACGAGAGCTGGCACTGAGAAATGAGTTGATTCGCCAGGAGAAGCTGGAGATGCTCGCTGCACGTTTTGACCGCAAAGCGGCTATGCGGGAGACATGGCTGAGTGAGAACCAGAGGCTGGTGTCTCAG GACAACTTTGGAACTGACTTGGGAGCAGTGGAAGCTGCCACGCGTAAACACGAGGCAATTGAGACAGACATTGGGGCATATTGGGAGCGTGTGGCTGCTGTGGAGGCTGTTGCCAAAGAGCTGGAAGCAGAGAGTTACCATGATGTGCGGCGTATAACTGCCCGAAGGGATAACGTGCTTCGACTCTGGGAATACCTGAAAGAGCTTCTGGCTGCACGCAGAGAGAGGCTGAATGCCCATCGTGACCTACAGAGACTGTTTCAAGAAATGCGCTACATCTTGGACTGGATGGCAGACATGAAG ggTCGTCTACAGTCTCCGGACAGTGGCAAACATTTGCATGATGTGTTAGACCTTCTGCAGAAGCACACTCTGGTTGAGGCTGACATTTCAGCTCAGGCAGAGAGGATCAAGGCAGTGCAGGGAGCTGCAAAGCGCTTCACTTCCTATGAACAGG CCTATAAACCATGTGAGCCGGGACTGGTTAGTGAGAAGGTTGACCTGCTTGGTCAAGCCTATGAGGAGCTTGGTCAGCTTGCTGGGAAGCGCAGAGAGCGGCTAGAGGACTCGCGCCGCCTGTGGCAGTTCCTGTGGGATGTCGGAGAGGAGGCAGCTTGGATCAGAGAGCAGGAGCAGATCCTGGCCAGTGGAGACTGTGGCCGTGACCTCACGTCTGCCCTTCACCTGCTCAGCAAACATGAGGCTTTCAGGGATGAAATGGCAGCCCGCTATGGCCCCCTGAGTAACAGCATTGCTTCTGGAGAAGCTTTGGTTAAGGAGGGACACTTTGGAGCCCCAGAGGTCACTGAGAGGATTCAAGACATTCGTGCACAGTGGACACATCTGGAGGAG ACAACTAAGCTCAGAGAGCAGAGTCTTAAGGAAGCGGTGGCCCTGCACCAATTTCAAACAGATGCCAGTGACATGGAGGCATGGATCATGGAGACACTTAGACAGGTGTCCAGTCAGGAGGTAGGCCACGATGAGTTCTCCACCCAAACTCTAGCTCGCAAGCAGAGGGAGATAGAGGAGGAGATCCAGAGCCACCACCCCCTCATCGACTCCCTTCATGAGCAGGCACAGGCACTGCCAGAGGCCTATGTACATTTccctcag GTGGATGGTCGCTTGCCTGCTATTGAGCAGAGCTATGAAGAACTGGAGTCTCTGTCAGTAGCTCGGCGCCAGGCTCTGGAAGGTGCTCTGGCCCTCTACCGCATGTTTAGTGAAGCTGGTGCCTGCCAGCTCTGGGTGGAGGAAAAGGAGCAGTGGTTACATGGCATGGACATCCCTACCAAGCTGGAGGACTTAGAGGTGGTGCAGCAGAG ATTTGAGACACTGGAACCTGAGATGAACAACCTAGGCACTCGTGTCACTGATGTGAACCAGGTGGCCGAGCAGCTGCTGAGCTCCGACAACTGTAGCAAAGACCAAATCCACCAGACACGAGACCAACTGAACAACAG ATGGAAGGAGTTCGAACAACTGGCTGGTCAAAAGAAACAAGGCCTAGAGTCGGCCCTTAACATCCAGAACTACCACTTGGAGTGTAATGAGATCCAAAGTTGGATGAAGGAAAAGACCAAGGTGATTGAATCCACTCAGAGCCTGGGCAATGACCTGGCTGGAGTGATGGCACTGCAACGCAAACTCACTGGCATGGAGAGGGACCTGGAGGCCATTCAG GGAAAATTGGATGACCTGAGAAACGAGGCAGAAAAGCTTGCCAAGGAACATCCAGATCAGGCTGGAGAGATCCAAGGACACCTGGCAGAGATTCAAGAGGTGTGGGAGGAGTTGAACGCCACCATGAAGCGGCGTGAAGAGTCATTGGGCGAAGCCAGCAAACTGCAGGGCTTCCTTAGGGATCTGGATGACTTCCAGTCCTGGCTATCCCGCACCCAGACAGCCGTGGCCTCAGAGGACATTCCCACCTCTCTGCCTGAGGCTGAAAGTTTGCTAGCCCAGCATGAGAGTATTAAGAATGAGGTGGATAACTATAAGGATGACTATGAGAAGATGCGGGCGGTCGGTGAGGAGGTGACCCAAGGTCAGACAGATGCCCAGTACATGTTCTTGGCCCAGAGGCTCCAGGCACTGGACACTGGCTGGCATGAGTTGCGTCGCATGTGGGAGAACCGCCACAGTCTTTTGGCCCAAGCCTTTGACTTCCAGACTTTCTTGAGAGATGCAAAGCAGGCAGAGGCTTTCCTCAACAGCCAG GAGTATGTGCTGTCCCACACAGAGATGCCCACCAGTCTTCAGGGAGCAGAAGAGGCCATTAAGAAACACGAGGATTTCCTCACTACCACAGAGGCCAGTGAGGAGAAGATAACTGGTGTGGTGGAGGCCGGACGGCGCCTCATTAATGACTGTAATGCAAACTCTGATAAGATCCAGGAAAAAGTTAATTCCATCCAGGAAAG GCATTTTAAGAATAAGGAGGCTGCAAATGAATTGCTGACAAAGCTTAAGGATAACCGTGAACTTCAGCACTTCCTCCAAGATGGACAGGag CTCACATTGTGGATCAATGAAAAGATGCTGACGGCACAGGACATGTCTTATGATGAGGCCAGAAATCTTCACAGCAAGTGGCAGAAACATCAGGCCTTCATGGCAGAGCTGGCCTCCAACAAAAATTGGCTAGACAAAATTGATAAG GAGGGTCAGGCGCTGGTGGCGGAGAAGCCGGAGCTGAAACCTGTTGTTCAGCAAACCCTGGAGGACCTACAGCGTCAGTGGGAGGAGCTGGAGGGCACCACCCGCACCAAGGCCCAGTGCTTGTTTGATGCTAACCGGGCAGAACTCTTTACGCAGAGCTGCTCCGCTCTGGATGTCTGGCTGAAAAACCTTGAGAGTCAGCTGCATAACGATGACTATGGCAAAGATTTGACCAGTGTCAACATCCTGCTCAAGAAGCACCAG ATGCTGGAGCACCAGATGGAGGTCAGAGAGAAGGAGGTGCAGTCCCTCCAGTCTCAGGCTGTGGCCCTATCCCAGGAGGACGCTGGACTCGCTGAGGTAGATGGTCAGCAAAGACGTGTCACTGACAACTTCTCCAACCTTCAGGAGCCTCTCAAACTGAGGAGACAGCAGCTACTCGCCTCCAAAGAAGCACATCAATTTAACAGAGATCTGGAGGATGAAATT ctATGGGTGAAAGAGAGGATGCCCCTGGCGACCTCCACAGACCATGGAAAAGACCTGCCCACCGTACAGCTGCTAATCAAGAAGAACCAG ACATTGCAGAAGGAGATCCAGGGCCACCAGCCTCGCATCAATGACATCCATAGACGAGGCAAGACTCAGAGCCAAGTAGATGGTGAGAGACAGTCTGTCCTAGAGGAACGCCTTGTTGAGTTGAGGGACCTCTGGGACCAGCTGATTGCCGAGACAGACAAGCGTCATGCCCGTCTAATAGAGGCCAATCGCGCCCAGCAGTTCTATGCTGATGCAGCGGAGGCGGAGGCCTGGATGGGAGAGCAAGAGCTACACATGATGTCAGAGGAAAAAGCCAAG GATGAGCAAAGTGCATTAGTGATGGTCAAGAAGCACCAGAGCCTGGAACAGGCACTTGAAGACTACGCCCAAACCATTCACCAGCTAGCCAACAGCAGCCGCCTCATGGTCACCAGTGAACACCCAGAGAG TGAGAGAATCAACTTACGGCAAGCCCAAGTTGACAAGCTGTATGCGGGTTTGAAAGACCTCGCTGAGGAGCGTTGTGGGCGGCTTCAAGAGAGACTGCGGCTGACCCAGCTGAAGCGGGAGGTGGATGACCTGGAACAGTGGATTGCTGAGAGGGAGGTGGTTGCTGGCTCCCATGAACTAGGACAGGACTATGAACATGTcaca ATGCTGAGGGACAAGTTCCGGGAGTTTGCTCGTGACACCAGCACCATCGGCCAAGAGCGTGTAGATGGTGTAAATGGGTTGGCAGATGACCTGATTGAGTCGGGTCATCCTGAAAACGCCAGTGTGGCTGAGTGGAAGGACGGGTTAAATGAGGCTTGGGCTGATCTGCTGGAGCTGAttgacacacgcacacaaatgtTGGCAGCCTCCTATGAGTTACACCGCTTCCATCAGGATGCCATGGAGGTGCTTGGACGTGTtaaggagaagagggaggggcTGCCTTCCGACCTTGGCCGTGATCTGAACACTGTTCAGCATCTACACAGACAGCACAACACTTTTGAAAATGACATCCAGGCCCTAAGTGGACAG GTGAACCAGGTGCAAGATGATGCAGCACGGCTGCAGAAGGCTTATGCTGGGGAGAAAGCTGATGACATTAACAGGAGTGAACATGCTGTGACTTCTGCCTGGGAAGGCTTGCTCGAGGCTGGTCAGACCCGCAGGCTCCTCCTGCTGGACACCGTGGAGAAGTTCCGCTTCTTCAACATGGTGCGAGACCTCATGCTCTGGATGGACGGTGTCAACCTGCAGATTGATGCACATGACAGCCCCAG GGATGTATCTTCTGCAGGGTTGGTCATTGCCAATCATCAGGACATCAAGTCAGAGATTGAGACCAGGGCAGACAGCTTTACTGCCTGTTTTGAGATGGGAAACACTCTCATTAACAATAATCACTATGCAGCTGATGAG ATTCGTGAGAAACTGGCTCAACTccaggaaaagagagacaagaTCAACAAAAAGTGGCAAGACAAGATGGACCATTTACAAATTG TGCTGGAGGTGTTGCAGTTTGGACGCGATGCCTATGTTGCAGAGTCTTGGTTGGCAGGGCAAGAACCTCTGGTGCGAGCAGCAGAGCTGGGTGCAAATGTGGATGAGGTAGAGAGCCTAATTAAGCGCCATGAGGCCTTTGAGAAACTTGCTGCAGCCTGGGAAGACCGCTTTGTTCTGCTGGAGAAACTCACTACA CTTGAGGAGCAGGAGATCCAGAGGAGgcgagaggaagaggagagagcacGGCGACCCCCTACACCGCCCCCTGTAGAAGTTGTACAGTCTGAGACAGAAAGTCATGCACATGATTCTGCAGCCAG AACCAGTCTGGACCAGACCACGCTCAATCAGTCGGTGTCAGTGAATGGAGTACACAGCGACAATGACACATCGCAG